Proteins found in one Amycolatopsis aidingensis genomic segment:
- a CDS encoding acyl-CoA thioesterase translates to MPLRVRYHECDPQGIVFNANYLSYLDMASLEFCKAAFGSYAALTAAGVDMVVAESNLRYRAASRFDEELVVAVRVEHIGNTSFTLGFEIHRGEALVLTASNRYVWVSTTGLEPTRPPAAIRDRLAAHLPADGG, encoded by the coding sequence ATGCCGCTGCGGGTGCGCTACCACGAGTGCGACCCGCAGGGCATCGTGTTCAACGCCAACTACCTGTCCTATCTGGACATGGCGTCCCTCGAGTTCTGCAAGGCGGCCTTCGGTTCCTACGCCGCGCTGACCGCCGCCGGGGTGGACATGGTGGTCGCAGAGTCGAACCTGCGCTACCGCGCGGCCAGCCGGTTCGACGAGGAACTGGTCGTGGCCGTGCGGGTGGAACACATCGGCAACACCTCGTTCACCCTCGGCTTCGAGATCCACCGCGGCGAGGCGCTGGTGCTCACCGCGAGTAACCGCTACGTCTGGGTGAGCACCACCGGCCTCGAACCCACCCGGCCCCCGGCCGCGATCAGGGACAGGCTGGCCGCGCATCTCCCGGCGGACGGCGGGTGA
- the fabI gene encoding enoyl-ACP reductase FabI, protein MSGLLEGKKLLITGVITETSMAFNAAKVAQEQGATVVLTGFGRMSLVERIAKRLPQPAPVVELDVQNQEHLDTLAERVREHVDGLDGVLHAIAFAPQSCLGAPFLDAPWEDVSTAVQVSAYSFKALTTAVLPLLGRGASIVGLDFDARVAWPAYNWMGVSKAALESVNRYLARELGAHGVRVNVISAGPVKTMAAKSIPGFEQLENSWGDRAPLGWDTTDSTPVAKSVCALLSDWLPATTGSMVFVDGGVHAVGM, encoded by the coding sequence GTGTCCGGTCTGCTCGAAGGCAAGAAACTGCTGATCACGGGCGTGATCACGGAGACGTCGATGGCGTTCAACGCCGCCAAGGTCGCGCAGGAGCAGGGCGCGACGGTGGTGCTCACCGGTTTCGGGCGGATGTCGCTGGTGGAGCGCATCGCCAAGCGGCTGCCGCAGCCCGCTCCGGTGGTGGAGCTGGACGTGCAGAACCAGGAGCACCTGGACACCCTCGCCGAACGGGTGCGCGAGCATGTGGACGGCCTGGACGGGGTGCTGCACGCGATCGCGTTCGCGCCGCAGTCCTGCCTCGGCGCGCCGTTCCTGGACGCGCCGTGGGAGGACGTGAGCACCGCGGTGCAGGTCTCGGCGTACTCCTTCAAGGCGCTCACCACGGCGGTGCTGCCGCTGCTGGGGCGCGGGGCCTCGATCGTCGGCCTGGACTTCGACGCCAGGGTGGCCTGGCCCGCGTACAACTGGATGGGTGTGTCCAAGGCCGCGCTGGAGTCGGTGAACCGCTACCTCGCGCGGGAACTGGGTGCGCACGGGGTCCGGGTGAACGTGATCTCCGCCGGGCCGGTGAAGACCATGGCCGCGAAGTCCATCCCCGGGTTCGAACAGCTGGAGAACAGCTGGGGTGACCGGGCGCCGCTGGGCTGGGACACCACGGACTCCACCCCGGTGGCGAAGTCCGTGTGTGCCCTGCTTTCCGACTGGCTGCCCGCCACCACCGGCTCGATGGTGTTCGTCGACGGTGGCGTGCACGCCGTCGGAATGTGA
- a CDS encoding tRNA (cytidine(34)-2'-O)-methyltransferase: MFRIVFFQPEIPPNTGNAIRLAANTGCELHLVEPLGFSLSASHLRRAGLDYHDLAEVRVHPDLTAAWRALLPATVYAFTTGARRRYTEVAYAPGDVLLFGPESVGLPGEVQHAAEVTDRLCLPMLPTSRSLNLANSAAIAVYEAWRQHDFPGVGRSR; encoded by the coding sequence GTGTTCCGCATCGTGTTCTTCCAGCCGGAGATCCCGCCGAACACCGGAAACGCCATCCGGCTGGCCGCCAACACCGGCTGCGAGCTGCACCTGGTCGAGCCGCTCGGGTTCTCCCTCAGCGCCAGTCACCTGCGCCGCGCCGGGCTGGACTATCACGACCTCGCCGAGGTCCGGGTGCATCCGGACCTGACCGCGGCCTGGCGGGCCCTGCTGCCCGCCACCGTGTACGCCTTCACCACCGGGGCTCGGCGCCGCTACACCGAGGTGGCCTACGCGCCGGGGGACGTGCTGCTGTTCGGCCCCGAGTCGGTGGGCCTGCCGGGCGAGGTGCAGCATGCGGCCGAGGTGACCGACCGGCTGTGCCTGCCGATGCTGCCCACCTCGCGCTCGCTCAACCTGGCCAACTCCGCCGCGATCGCGGTGTACGAGGCGTGGCGCCAGCACGACTTCCCCGGGGTCGGCCGCTCGCGGTGA
- the fabG gene encoding beta-ketoacyl-ACP reductase codes for MGRSVLVTGGNRGIGLAIARDLAGQGHRVAVTHRGSGAPEGLLGVQADVTDSEQIDAAFKQVEAEQGPVEVLVSNAGITDDTLLMRMSEDQFTSVVDANLAGAYRVAKRASRGMLRAKWGRFVFISSVVALTGSAGQVNYAASKAGLIGLARSLARELGSRNITANVVTPGFVRTDMTDVLTEDQKRDALARIPADRYAEPEEIAAAVRYLASDEAGYVNGAVLPVDGGLGMGH; via the coding sequence GTGGGACGGTCGGTACTGGTCACCGGCGGGAACCGGGGTATCGGTCTGGCGATCGCCCGTGACCTCGCCGGTCAGGGGCACCGGGTGGCGGTGACCCATCGCGGGTCGGGCGCGCCGGAGGGCCTGCTCGGCGTGCAGGCCGACGTCACCGACAGCGAGCAGATCGATGCGGCCTTCAAGCAGGTCGAGGCGGAGCAGGGGCCGGTCGAGGTGCTGGTGTCCAATGCCGGGATCACCGACGACACGCTGCTGATGCGGATGAGCGAGGACCAGTTCACCTCCGTGGTGGACGCCAACCTGGCCGGGGCCTACCGGGTGGCCAAGCGGGCCTCGCGCGGCATGCTGCGGGCCAAGTGGGGCCGGTTCGTGTTCATCTCCTCGGTGGTGGCGCTGACCGGCTCGGCGGGGCAGGTGAACTACGCGGCGAGCAAGGCCGGCCTGATCGGGCTGGCCCGCTCATTGGCCAGGGAGCTTGGCTCGCGCAACATCACCGCGAACGTGGTCACCCCTGGCTTCGTGCGGACGGACATGACCGACGTGCTGACCGAGGACCAGAAGCGGGACGCGCTGGCCAGGATTCCGGCCGACCGGTACGCGGAGCCGGAGGAGATCGCCGCCGCGGTGCGCTACCTGGCCTCGGACGAGGCAGGCTACGTCAACGGTGCCGTGCTGCCGGTCGATGGCGGGCTCGGCATGGGTCACTGA